A region of Streptomyces halobius DNA encodes the following proteins:
- a CDS encoding glycerol-3-phosphate dehydrogenase/oxidase, producing MKTATLGPAQRTEALTRMAESELDILVIGGGVVGAGTALDAATRGLATGLVEARDWASGTSSRSSKLIHGGLRYLEMLDFALVREALKERGLLLGRLAPHLVKPVPFLYPLQHKGWERWYAGSGVALYDGMSVTSGYGRGLPVHRHLSHKRALSVAPCLKKNALVGGLQYYDAQMDDARYVATIVRTAAAYGAQVANRARVVGFLREGERVVGARVQDVETGHEYEIRARQVVNATGVWTDDTQALIGERGQFHVRASKGIHLVVPKDRIHSTTGLILRTEKSVLFVIPWGRHWIVGTTDTDWDLDKAHPAASSADIDYLLEHVNAVLAVPLTRDDVEGVYAGLRPLLAGESDATSKLSREHTVAHPVPGLVVVAGGKYTTYRVMAKDAVDEAVHALDQRVAECVTEDVPLVGAEGYKALWNARARIAARTGLHVARIEHLLNRYGALTEELLELVVTDPSLGEPLAAAEDYLRAEVVYACTHEGARHLDDVLTRRTRISIETFDRGTRSAREVAELMAPALGWDKDQIEKEIAHYQKRVEAERESQRQPDDLTADAARLGAPDIVPL from the coding sequence ATTCTGGTGATCGGCGGCGGAGTCGTCGGCGCCGGTACGGCACTGGACGCGGCGACCCGTGGGCTGGCCACCGGACTGGTCGAGGCGCGCGACTGGGCCTCGGGCACGTCGAGCCGGTCCAGCAAGCTCATCCACGGCGGGCTGCGGTACCTGGAAATGCTGGACTTCGCGCTGGTACGGGAGGCGTTGAAGGAGCGCGGGCTGCTGCTGGGACGGCTGGCGCCGCATCTGGTGAAGCCGGTGCCGTTCCTCTACCCGTTGCAGCACAAGGGATGGGAGCGCTGGTACGCCGGCTCGGGCGTCGCGCTCTACGACGGGATGTCGGTGACGTCGGGGTACGGCCGGGGGCTGCCCGTACACCGGCATCTGTCGCACAAGCGCGCGCTGAGCGTGGCGCCCTGCCTCAAGAAAAACGCGCTGGTCGGCGGATTGCAGTACTACGACGCACAGATGGACGACGCGCGCTATGTGGCGACGATCGTGCGTACCGCCGCCGCCTACGGAGCGCAGGTCGCCAACCGGGCGCGGGTGGTGGGCTTTCTGCGCGAGGGCGAGCGGGTGGTCGGCGCGCGCGTGCAGGACGTCGAGACGGGCCATGAGTACGAGATCCGGGCCCGGCAGGTCGTCAATGCCACCGGCGTGTGGACCGATGACACCCAGGCGCTGATCGGCGAGCGCGGGCAGTTCCACGTCCGCGCGTCGAAGGGGATTCACCTGGTTGTCCCCAAGGACCGGATTCATTCGACGACCGGTCTGATCCTGCGCACGGAGAAGAGCGTCCTGTTCGTCATCCCCTGGGGGCGGCACTGGATCGTGGGGACGACGGACACCGACTGGGATCTGGACAAAGCCCATCCGGCGGCCTCCAGCGCCGATATCGACTATCTGCTGGAGCATGTGAACGCGGTACTCGCGGTGCCGCTGACCAGGGACGACGTGGAAGGCGTCTACGCCGGCCTGCGGCCGTTGCTGGCCGGTGAATCGGACGCGACCAGCAAGCTGTCGCGCGAGCACACCGTCGCGCATCCGGTGCCCGGCCTCGTCGTCGTCGCGGGCGGCAAGTACACCACGTACCGGGTGATGGCCAAGGATGCGGTGGACGAGGCGGTGCACGCGCTGGACCAGCGGGTCGCGGAATGCGTGACCGAGGACGTACCGCTGGTCGGGGCCGAGGGCTACAAAGCGCTGTGGAACGCGCGGGCCCGTATCGCGGCGCGCACCGGACTCCATGTGGCCCGTATCGAGCACCTCTTGAACCGCTATGGCGCGCTGACCGAGGAGCTGCTGGAGCTGGTGGTGACCGATCCTTCCCTGGGCGAACCACTCGCGGCCGCCGAGGACTATCTGCGGGCCGAGGTCGTCTACGCCTGCACACACGAGGGCGCCCGGCACCTCGACGATGTCCTGACCCGCCGGACCCGGATCTCGATCGAGACCTTCGACCGGGGCACCCGCAGCGCCCGGGAGGTGGCCGAGCTGATGGCGCCCGCGCTGGGCTGGGACAAGGACCAGATCGAGAAAGAGATCGCGCACTATCAGAAGCGGGTCGAGGCGGAGCGTGAATCGC